One region of Mycolicibacterium lutetiense genomic DNA includes:
- a CDS encoding TetR/AcrR family transcriptional regulator produces the protein MTTPTPPVKDMAGPVGKDEVVAAALTAAAELFAERGPAATSIRDIATRSKVNHGLIYRHFGTKEQLVGAVLDHLGGRLTALLDDGDCAVEIDEAMDQHMRLMARALLDGYPVGQLQTRFPGVTRLLGQVLPRFDNEQSGRLAVANAVALQLGWRLFEPFLKSATGLDEIGDDDVRAAVGAEIARILEPGAAADQSVTIPD, from the coding sequence ATGACTACACCGACGCCACCGGTAAAGGACATGGCCGGTCCGGTGGGCAAGGATGAGGTGGTGGCGGCCGCACTGACAGCCGCGGCGGAACTGTTCGCCGAGCGGGGGCCGGCGGCCACGTCGATCCGTGACATCGCGACCAGGTCCAAGGTCAACCACGGGCTGATCTACCGGCACTTCGGCACCAAAGAGCAGTTGGTCGGAGCCGTTCTCGACCACCTCGGCGGCAGGCTCACCGCGTTGTTGGACGACGGCGACTGCGCCGTCGAGATCGACGAGGCCATGGACCAACACATGCGGTTGATGGCCAGGGCACTTCTCGACGGTTACCCGGTGGGCCAACTGCAGACCCGGTTTCCGGGTGTCACGCGGCTGCTCGGACAGGTGCTACCGCGTTTCGACAACGAGCAGAGCGGACGGCTGGCAGTCGCCAACGCCGTTGCGCTGCAACTGGGTTGGCGACTGTTCGAGCCGTTCCTGAAATCGGCGACCGGATTGGACGAGATCGGCGACGACGACGTGCGCGCGGCGGTCGGCGCCGAGATTGCACGGATCCTCGAACCCGGCGCCGCCGCGGATCAGTCAGTCACCATTCCGGACTGA
- a CDS encoding TauD/TfdA dioxygenase family protein codes for MTASTTARLTVTKLGSRIGARIEGVRLGGDLDEGTVADIRSALLQHKVIFFGGQHDLTDEQQHAFARLLGKPVGHHALKQDDAPLITPLDSEYAKATRWHTDVTFVPDYPAISILRAVTLPEYGGSTLWASTAAAYDRLPAPLKSLTENLWAVHSNRFDYAAAPVAALSEEQQQMRAAFEKPDFRTEHPVVRVHPETGERTLVAGDFTRGFLGLDSHESATLLELLQRRITMPENTVRWNWVPGDVAIWDNRATQHRAVDDYDDQRRVMHRVTLAGDVPVDIHGQPSRPLADAALLQAV; via the coding sequence ATGACCGCTTCCACCACCGCTCGCCTCACCGTCACCAAGCTGGGCAGCCGCATCGGCGCCCGTATCGAAGGGGTCCGGCTGGGCGGGGACCTCGATGAAGGCACGGTCGCCGACATCCGGAGCGCACTCCTGCAACACAAGGTGATCTTTTTCGGCGGTCAGCACGATCTCACCGACGAACAGCAGCACGCCTTCGCGCGCCTTCTGGGTAAGCCAGTCGGTCACCACGCGCTCAAGCAGGATGACGCCCCACTCATCACGCCGCTCGATTCCGAGTACGCCAAGGCCACCCGCTGGCACACCGACGTCACGTTCGTGCCCGACTACCCGGCCATCTCGATTCTGCGGGCGGTGACGCTGCCCGAATACGGCGGATCCACCCTGTGGGCTTCCACCGCGGCGGCCTACGACCGGCTGCCGGCTCCGCTCAAGTCCCTCACCGAAAACCTCTGGGCCGTCCACAGCAACCGCTTCGACTACGCGGCGGCACCCGTCGCCGCGCTGAGCGAGGAACAGCAGCAGATGCGGGCCGCGTTCGAGAAGCCCGATTTCCGCACCGAACACCCGGTGGTGCGGGTACATCCGGAGACCGGCGAACGCACCCTGGTGGCCGGCGACTTCACCCGCGGCTTCCTCGGTCTGGACAGCCATGAATCCGCCACCCTGCTGGAGTTGCTACAGCGTCGGATCACCATGCCGGAGAACACTGTCCGCTGGAACTGGGTGCCCGGTGACGTCGCGATCTGGGACAACCGGGCCACCCAGCACCGCGCGGTCGACGACTACGACGACCAGCGCCGGGTGATGCACCGAGTGACGCTGGCCGGTGACGTGCCCGTCGACATCCACGGGCAGCCCAGCCGCCCGCTCGCGGATGCCGCTCTGCTCCAGGCGGTCTGA
- a CDS encoding YhgE/Pip domain-containing protein, whose protein sequence is MFAGLTDLVAGSEIKRFGRSRMTRAAIVVLMLLPLVYGALYLWAYWDPFGQVDKMPVALVNSDRGAVVAGQHVNVGAEIAKSLTDDASLNWHVVDEDEARNGVDHGTYYFMLDLPPDFSEAIASPLTGNPKQANLNAVYNDANNYISSNIGRTAIDQVLNAVSTRISGQAVNQVLSVVVSSGAGIKQAADGAAQLADGALKVDDGAGQLTAGLHTARSGSAQLATGAKQLSAEINKATDPLVAVTSALSKIGGDTQELEDGTAALRQANDQIGAITGAQDSAAAALTSVIDQLSTSPDPIANNAAGTLRGVADDLRAHQFTPQIRRQLTDAENAAISMTSSLRNPGSPLNSALDQVGSKNSDLNAKLNQLRGGAQQLASGNAELASGIAKLDTGAGQLKSGTTQLRSGSAELATKLADGAGQVPDWTPAQKEAIADTIGGPVHLQNSAENSALNFGTGMAPFFITLALFFGALVLWMVLRPLQNRPIAAEVLAIRVVLASYLPAAVIGVFQAIILYCVVRFALGMHVVHPVAMLGFMILVSCAFVAATQAVTALVGPAVGRVLLMALLMLQLVSAGGMYPVETTSRPFQAFHNYDPMTYGVNGLRQLILGGIDHRLWQAIITLLVIWAGALTISALSARRNRMWNIIRLMPAIKM, encoded by the coding sequence ATGTTCGCTGGACTCACCGACCTGGTTGCGGGCTCGGAAATCAAACGCTTCGGCCGCAGCCGAATGACCCGGGCCGCGATCGTGGTGCTGATGCTGCTCCCGCTGGTATACGGCGCGCTGTATCTGTGGGCGTACTGGGACCCCTTCGGTCAGGTCGACAAAATGCCGGTGGCACTGGTCAATTCGGACCGCGGTGCGGTGGTGGCGGGACAGCACGTCAATGTCGGTGCCGAGATCGCCAAGAGCCTGACCGACGACGCCAGCCTGAACTGGCATGTGGTGGATGAGGACGAGGCACGCAACGGCGTCGACCACGGCACGTACTACTTCATGCTGGACCTGCCGCCGGATTTCAGTGAGGCGATCGCCTCACCGCTGACCGGTAACCCCAAGCAGGCCAACCTGAACGCGGTCTACAACGACGCCAACAACTACATCTCCTCGAACATCGGCCGCACTGCGATCGACCAGGTGCTCAACGCCGTCTCGACACGGATCTCGGGCCAGGCGGTCAACCAGGTGCTCTCCGTGGTGGTCAGCTCCGGTGCTGGGATCAAGCAGGCCGCCGACGGCGCGGCCCAACTCGCCGACGGCGCACTCAAAGTCGACGACGGCGCCGGTCAGCTGACCGCCGGGCTGCACACTGCGCGGTCCGGCTCGGCGCAGCTGGCCACCGGTGCCAAGCAGCTCTCCGCTGAGATCAACAAGGCCACCGATCCGCTGGTCGCGGTCACCTCGGCGCTGTCGAAGATCGGTGGCGACACCCAGGAACTCGAAGACGGGACCGCCGCACTGCGGCAGGCCAACGACCAGATCGGTGCCATCACCGGGGCGCAGGACTCTGCCGCGGCGGCGCTGACCTCGGTGATCGACCAGCTGTCGACCAGTCCCGATCCGATCGCCAACAACGCCGCCGGGACCCTGCGCGGGGTGGCGGATGATCTTCGGGCCCACCAGTTCACTCCACAGATCCGTCGACAACTCACCGATGCCGAGAACGCGGCGATCTCGATGACCTCGTCGTTGCGTAACCCCGGCAGCCCGCTGAACTCGGCACTCGATCAGGTGGGCAGCAAGAACTCCGATCTCAACGCCAAGCTGAACCAGCTGCGCGGGGGAGCCCAGCAGCTCGCCTCGGGTAATGCCGAATTGGCCAGTGGTATCGCCAAACTCGACACGGGTGCCGGGCAGCTGAAATCCGGGACCACCCAGTTGCGGAGCGGATCGGCCGAGTTGGCCACCAAGCTCGCCGACGGCGCCGGTCAGGTGCCGGATTGGACTCCCGCCCAGAAGGAGGCGATCGCCGACACCATCGGCGGCCCGGTTCATCTGCAGAACTCGGCCGAGAACTCCGCACTCAACTTCGGCACCGGGATGGCGCCGTTCTTCATCACGCTCGCGCTGTTCTTCGGTGCCCTGGTGCTGTGGATGGTGTTGCGTCCGTTGCAGAACCGACCGATTGCCGCGGAGGTGCTGGCGATCCGGGTGGTGCTCGCCAGCTACCTGCCCGCGGCAGTTATCGGGGTGTTCCAGGCGATCATCCTGTACTGCGTGGTGAGGTTCGCGCTCGGCATGCACGTGGTGCATCCGGTCGCGATGCTGGGCTTCATGATCCTGGTGTCGTGCGCCTTTGTGGCCGCGACCCAAGCGGTCACCGCCCTCGTCGGGCCCGCGGTGGGTCGGGTGCTGCTGATGGCCCTGCTCATGCTCCAGTTGGTCAGCGCCGGCGGGATGTACCCGGTGGAAACCACGTCACGGCCGTTCCAGGCGTTCCACAACTACGACCCGATGACGTATGGCGTCAACGGATTACGTCAGCTCATCCTCGGCGGGATCGATCATCGGCTCTGGCAGGCGATCATCACGCTGCTGGTGATCTGGGCCGGTGCCCTGACCATCTCGGCGCTGTCGGCGAGGCGCAACCGGATGTGGAACATCATCCGGTTGATGCCCGCGATCAAGATGTGA
- a CDS encoding P-loop NTPase family protein produces MEDKDDAGAGVEDAPQITAAGLGVDGEHGPLFRDIDLELTPGFHAIQMPGGWGQTALLLTLAGRLAPTHGTVTVCGESRPRDIRRHCAIAAFADIDELEDSVTVRTVLAEQRRWLAPWYRRVPAESGDSALREVFGDLTPPAPQTYISELSDVDLFLLKVTLALFSNRPILVVGDLEQVRDHGRRAIAVERLGAIATQRSVVVGVTNPLGHEAPDHGLHDHRILTGKN; encoded by the coding sequence ATGGAAGACAAGGACGACGCCGGGGCAGGCGTCGAGGATGCGCCGCAGATCACCGCCGCCGGACTCGGCGTCGACGGTGAGCACGGTCCGCTGTTCCGCGACATCGATCTGGAGCTCACACCCGGTTTTCACGCCATCCAGATGCCCGGGGGATGGGGCCAGACGGCACTGCTGCTGACTCTGGCCGGACGCTTGGCGCCCACCCACGGCACCGTGACCGTCTGCGGTGAGTCCCGGCCCCGCGACATCCGCCGGCACTGCGCGATCGCGGCCTTCGCCGACATCGACGAATTGGAGGACTCGGTCACCGTGCGCACCGTGCTCGCCGAGCAACGTCGATGGCTGGCCCCGTGGTATCGACGGGTGCCGGCCGAATCCGGCGACTCCGCACTACGCGAGGTGTTCGGCGACCTGACGCCGCCCGCACCGCAGACCTACATCAGCGAACTGTCCGACGTCGACCTGTTCCTGTTGAAGGTCACCCTGGCGCTGTTCTCGAATCGCCCCATCCTCGTGGTCGGTGATCTCGAACAGGTCCGGGACCACGGCCGGCGCGCGATCGCAGTCGAGCGACTCGGCGCCATCGCCACACAGCGCAGTGTCGTTGTCGGAGTGACCAATCCGCTCGGCCATGAAGCCCCCGACCACGGTCTGCACGACCACCGCATCCTGACCGGAAAGAACTGA
- a CDS encoding TetR/AcrR family transcriptional regulator encodes MVLVMTAVKLARTRPTRDEVRDRILDAALTVFAAEGFAGATIDAIGHAAGFTKGAVYSNFESKDELFLALLDRQFESRGALIATALDGGHGDTAAIAAALSRATLDSIHDQHEYQIVLIEYWLRAVRDPQLRERLVARRRAAADQALRIVEQAGTSLPGKQLSALAQLVVTISSGIATEEVLQPGAVDMDTLTRLFTALLESTPGGQ; translated from the coding sequence ATTGTGTTGGTCATGACGGCTGTCAAACTGGCACGCACCCGACCCACGCGGGACGAGGTTCGCGACCGGATCCTGGATGCAGCGCTCACTGTTTTCGCGGCCGAGGGCTTCGCCGGCGCCACCATCGACGCCATCGGTCACGCGGCGGGATTCACCAAGGGTGCGGTGTATTCCAATTTCGAATCCAAGGACGAGTTGTTCCTGGCCCTGCTGGACCGGCAGTTCGAGAGCCGCGGCGCACTCATCGCCACCGCACTCGACGGCGGGCACGGGGACACTGCTGCGATCGCCGCAGCGCTCAGCCGCGCAACGCTGGACTCAATCCACGATCAGCACGAGTACCAGATCGTGCTGATCGAGTACTGGCTGCGCGCGGTTCGCGATCCCCAGCTGCGCGAACGCCTCGTGGCTCGCCGTCGCGCGGCCGCCGATCAAGCCCTGCGCATCGTCGAACAGGCAGGCACGTCACTGCCGGGGAAGCAGCTGTCGGCGCTTGCCCAGTTGGTCGTCACGATCAGCTCCGGTATCGCCACCGAGGAGGTGCTTCAACCGGGCGCGGTCGACATGGACACGCTGACCCGGCTGTTCACCGCCCTGCTGGAATCGACCCCCGGCGGGCAGTGA
- the phoU gene encoding phosphate signaling complex protein PhoU, protein MREAFHDELAALSNQLAEMCGLVVSAMQRANQALLDSDLPLAEQVIADQEHIAVYGRRIEESAFRLLVLQQPVASELRTVVGSMHIAADLDRMGALAVHVADISRLRHPDCALPDEVRASFSEMGAQAVRLARTAQEVLVSRDPDVAARLRDEDDAVDAEHRHLFTLLLDRRWDDGVCSAVDVALLGRYYERFADHAVEIGNRVIFEATGGRPQHKKLA, encoded by the coding sequence ATGCGCGAGGCGTTCCACGACGAGTTGGCGGCACTGAGCAACCAGCTCGCCGAGATGTGCGGGCTGGTGGTCAGCGCGATGCAGCGGGCCAACCAGGCGCTGCTGGACTCGGATCTGCCGTTGGCTGAGCAGGTCATCGCCGACCAGGAACACATCGCTGTGTACGGCCGACGTATCGAGGAGTCGGCTTTTCGACTACTGGTGTTGCAGCAGCCGGTGGCCAGTGAGCTGCGCACCGTGGTCGGTTCGATGCACATCGCGGCCGATCTCGATCGGATGGGTGCGCTCGCGGTCCACGTCGCCGACATCTCCCGCCTGCGTCATCCCGATTGCGCGCTGCCGGACGAGGTGCGCGCGAGCTTCTCCGAGATGGGTGCGCAGGCGGTGAGGTTGGCGCGGACCGCGCAGGAGGTATTGGTGTCGCGGGACCCCGATGTCGCCGCGCGCCTGCGTGATGAGGACGACGCCGTCGACGCCGAGCACCGCCATTTGTTCACCCTGCTGTTGGACCGTCGATGGGATGACGGGGTGTGCTCGGCGGTCGACGTCGCACTATTGGGCCGCTACTACGAGCGGTTCGCCGATCACGCGGTCGAGATCGGCAATCGGGTGATCTTCGAGGCGACGGGCGGCCGGCCCCAACACAAGAAGCTGGCCTGA